The proteins below come from a single Benincasa hispida cultivar B227 chromosome 4, ASM972705v1, whole genome shotgun sequence genomic window:
- the LOC120075292 gene encoding kinesin-like protein KIN-4C yields the protein MRKTTRQSKHSGEADVSSSSVTSATDSKDYEKRIRELTRENEAFQKEIKDLKDKLEVATSSAANSAKKIREGYIQKLDVLEDQVTELKKKLDVQSQLSTRRQRGDEATKHSDLEIMSLKAQKVQLQCKMKLESVQFRLYKGSLEKEILQLKRENRRNEHEMNKLITSNQRLKMVLQRKTEEASEVMKRMRNLLESRRTSAQRRAGGGAKHRNITSTQYVENEFEVTARLHELCSQYEHQIEEKDKEIAKLQEEADVLKQERSGYPSQETDVNILENNQDMNELKEQMVVLSSLFNQMQIQKVNKTHKDTSKDDSAQTSASVGSNNLFEQFDTAGEDQQGFDVVTKRTAKAECCSCSKKSLCKTTKCKCRSTGRSCGTLCGCALGKCTNRSNRDEKPGEMINVFGPPMKPLSDIKNVLTTQI from the exons ATGAGGAAAACAACCCGTCAATCGAAGCATTCCGGCGAAGCCGATGTCTCGTCATCCTCAGTCACATCGGCTACGGACAGTAAAGACTACGAAAAGAGAATTCGCGAGCTCACGCGTGAAAATGAAGCGTTTCAG AAGGAAATTAAGGATCTAAAAGACAAACTAGAAGTCGCTACATCAAGTGCTGCAAATAGTGCTAAAAAGATCAGAGAAGGTTATATTCAGAAGTTGGATGTCCTTGAAGATCAG GTTACAGAACTGAAGAAGAAACTAGATGTTCAATCTCAGCTTTCAACCAGAAGGCAAAGAGGCGATGAAGCAACGAAACACTCAGATCTTGAGATCATGAGTTTGAAGGCACAGAAG GTTCAACTGCAATGTAAGATGAAGCTAGAGTCTGTGCAGTTCAGATTATATAAAGGTTCATTGGAAAAGGAAATACTTCAG CTTAAGAGAGAAAACAGAAGAAATGAGCATGAGATGAATAAGCTCATAACTTCAAACCAGAGACTGAAGATG GTTTTGCAACGGAAGACCGAGGAAGCTTCTGAAGTTATGAAAAGGATGCGAAACCTATTGGAATCTAGAAGGACTTCTGCACAAAGAAGAGCAG GTGGAGGTGCTAAACATAGAAACATTACTTCTACGCAG TATGTTGAGAATGAATTTGAAGTCACAGCGAGGTTACATGAGTTATGTTCCCAGTATGAGCATCAAATAGAAGA GAAGGATAAGGAGATTGCTAAACTTCAGGAAGAAGCAGATGTGCTGAAGCAAGAAAGATCAGG GTACCCATCACAGGAGACTGATGTCAACATATTGGAGAACAATCAAGATATGAACGAACTAAAGGAACAAATGGTGGTATTGAGTAGTTTGTTTAACCAAATGCAAATTCAGAAGGTCAACAAGACTCACAAGGATACATCAAAG GACGATTCCGCTCAAACCTCTGCTAGCGTTGGCAGTAATAATCTATTCGAGCAATTCGATACAGCTGGAGAAGATCAGCAAGGGTTCGACGTTGTGACAAAGAGAACTGCAAAGGCAGAATGCTGCTCTTGCAGTAAGAAGTCACTGTGCAAGACAACGAAGTGCAAATGCCGATCAACTGGAAGAAGCTGTGGCACATTATGTGGCTGTGCGCTTGGAAAGTGCACCAATAGGAGCAATAGAGATGAGAAACCGGGTGAGATGATTAACGTATTTGGGCCACCAATGAAGCCTTTATCTGACATAAAAAATGTTTTG ACCACTCAGATATAA